The nucleotide sequence GCGACCTCCACCGCGAAGGCGTGCTCGAGCGCGGGCAGCTGCGCCGCGAGGTCGTAGAGGTGGAAGACGATCCGCAGGAAGAACCGCCCCCCGGAGGGGCCGGTGGTGTCCTGATCGGACTGGACGATGTTGGCCGCGTGCTCGGCGAGGAAGCTCGACACGCGGGCGACGACGCCCGGGCGGTCGATACAGGTGACGACCAGCCGGGCCAGTTCGTCCGGGTTCTCGGTCGGAGCGGTCCGTGGCGACACGGCACGGCTCTGGACGGCAGTCATGCGTGCCTCTCAGTAGCGGTAGTGCTCGGGCTTGTACGGGCCCTCGACGTCGACACCGATGTACTCGGCCTGGTCCTTGGACAGCGTGGTCAGTTCCCCGCCCAGTGCCAGCACGTGCACCTTCGCGACCTTCTCGTCGAGGTGCTTCGGGAGCCGGTAGACGTCCTTGTTGTACTCGTCGTGCTTGGTGAACAGCTCGATCTGGGCGATCGTCTGGTTCGCGAACGAGTTCGACATCACGAACGACGGGTGCCCGGTCGCGTTGCCCAGGTTCATCAGCCGCCCCTCGGACAGCACCAGGATCGTGTGCCCGTCCGGGAAGATCCACTCATCGACCTGCGGCTTGATGTTGACCTTGTTGATGCCCGGGATCCGGCCCAGCCCGGCCATGTCGATCTCGTTGTCGAAATGACCGACGTTGCACAGGATCGCCTGGTGCTTCATCTTCGCCATCAGCTCGGTGGTGATGATGTCCTTGTTCCCCGTCGTGGTCACCACCACGTCCGCCGAACCGATGACGTCCTCCACCCGGGCCACCTGGAAGCCCTCCAGCAACGCCTGCAACGCACAGATCGGGTCGATCTCCGACACGATCACCCGCGCACCCTGACCCGCCAGGGCCTCCGCACAGCCCTTACCGACGTCGCCGTAACCGGCCACCACCGCGACCTTGCCGCCGATCAGCACATCGGTGGCGCGGTTCAACCCGTCGAGCAACGAGTGCCGGATGCCGTACTTGTTGTCGAACTTCGACTTCGTCACCGAGTCGTTCACATTGATCGCCGGGAACAACAACTTGCCCTGCTCAGCCAGCTGGTAGAGCCGGTTCACCCCGGTCGTGGTCTCCTCGGTGACCCCACGGATGTCGGAGTTGATCGTCGTCCAGCGCTTCGGGTCCTCGGCCAGGCTGCGCCGCAGCGTGTCGAACACCACCCGCTCCTCGTCCGAGACGCTCAGGTCGTCATCGGCGAAGCTCGGCACCACACCGGTCTGCTCGAACTCCACACCCTTGTGCACCAGCAGCGTCGCGTCACCACCGTCGTCGAGGATCATGTTCGGCCCCACGACGTTGCCGGCCTCATCGGTGAACTTGAACAGCTGCTCGGTGCACCACCAGTAGTCCTCGAGCGACTCGCCCTTCCAGGCGAACACCGGCACACCCGCCGGCTTCTCCGGCGTGCCGTGCGGACCGACCACCGTCGCCGCCGCCGAATCATCCTGGGTGGAGAAGATGTTGCACGACACCCACCGCACATCAGCCCCCAGGCTGACCAGGGTCTCGATCAACACCGCGGTCTGGGTCGTCATGTGCAGCGAGCCCGCGATCCGGGCACCGTGCAACGGCTTGGCCTCAGCATACTCCCGACGCAGGTCCATCAGACCCGGCATCTCGTTCTCGGCCAGCCGGATGTCCTTACGCCCGGCCTCGTGCCCGCCGATGTCGGCGATCGCGAAGTCGAGCCCGCCACGGTTCTGCAGCTTCGGGTGGCTCATCGGACACCTCCGGCGAGCGCGGGGGTGGCGTCCGTGGCGCGGCCGGCGGCGGCGCGCAGCGACTCGGCCCGATCGGTGCGCTCCCACGGCAGGTCCACATCGGTCCGGCCGAAGTGGCCGTACGCCGAGGTCGCCGCATAGATCGGCCGGCGCAGGTCGAGGTAGTCGCGGAACGCCGCCGGGCGCAGGTCGAAGTGTTCGGCCACCAGCTCCTCGATCAGCTTCCGGTCGACCGTCTCCGAGCCGAAGGTCTCGACCAGCACCGACACCGGCCGGGCCACCCCGATCGCGTAGGCGACCTGGACCTCGGCCCGGCCCGCCAGGCCGGCCGCGACCAGGTTCTTCGCCACGTAGCGGGCCGCGTACGCCGCCGACCTGTCCACCTTGGACGGGTCCTTGCCGGAGAAGGCCCCGCCGCCGTGCCGGGCGAAGCCGCCGTAGGTGTCGACGATGATCTTGCGTCCGGTCAGTCCGGCGTCGCCGACCGGACCGCCGATCACGAACCGCCCGGTCGGGTTGACCAGCAGCTCCGCGCGCAGCGTCGCGGCGTCGTAGAGCTCGGCGGGCAGCACCGGGACCACGACGTGCTCCCAGATGTCGGAACGGATCTGCTCGGTCGTGACGTCCTCGGCGTGCTGGGTGGAGACCAGCACCCGCTCCACCGCGACCGGGCGACCGCCCCGGTAGCGGACCGACACCTGGGTCTTCCCGTCCGGCCGCAGATAGGGCAGCGTGCCGTCCTTGCGAACCTCGGAGAGCCTGCGCGACAAGCGATGTGCCAGCGCGATCGGGGTCGGCATGAGCTCCGGGGTCTCGTCGCAGGCGTAACCGAACATCATCCCCTGGTCGCCGGCGCCGGCCTGGTCCAGCTCGTCGTCGGAGGTCCGCCCACGGTGCTCGTGCGCCTCGTCGACCCCCTGGGCGATGTCCGGGGACTGCTTGTCCAGCGCGACCAGCACCGCACAGTTGTGCCCGTCGAAACCGAAGTCACCGCGGTCGTAGCCGATCCGGTTCACCGTGTCCCGGACGATGCCGGTGTAGTCCACGGTCGCCGTGGTCGTGATCTCCCCGGCCAGCACCACCATCCCGGTGGTGATCAGGGTTTCGCAGGCCACCCGGGCCTCCGGATCCTCGGCGAGGATCGCGTCCAGCACGGCGTCGGAGATCGCGTCGGCCATCTTGTCGGGATGGCCCTCGGTCACCGACTCGGAGGTGAACAGGAAGTCGTGGTCGTCGGACGAGGTCATCGTCTCAGGTCTCCTCGGTGCTCGGAGGGGGTGTCGTCGGAGGTCACGGCCGGTACCGGCACCGGCGGACCGTGATCGGGTTCGGGTTCGGGGTCGGGGCGCGTCGCCGGGAGGCCGGCGTCGTCGGGCGGGAGTGCACGGGCGGGACCGGCGGTGCCGGTGAGCTCGTCGCGTACCAGCCGGGTCCCGGCGACCATCGCGTGCAGCTTCGCCCTGGCGATCGGGCCGGGAAGGTGCCGCAGCCCGCAGTCCGGATT is from Pseudonocardia autotrophica and encodes:
- the ahcY gene encoding adenosylhomocysteinase, whose product is MSHPKLQNRGGLDFAIADIGGHEAGRKDIRLAENEMPGLMDLRREYAEAKPLHGARIAGSLHMTTQTAVLIETLVSLGADVRWVSCNIFSTQDDSAAATVVGPHGTPEKPAGVPVFAWKGESLEDYWWCTEQLFKFTDEAGNVVGPNMILDDGGDATLLVHKGVEFEQTGVVPSFADDDLSVSDEERVVFDTLRRSLAEDPKRWTTINSDIRGVTEETTTGVNRLYQLAEQGKLLFPAINVNDSVTKSKFDNKYGIRHSLLDGLNRATDVLIGGKVAVVAGYGDVGKGCAEALAGQGARVIVSEIDPICALQALLEGFQVARVEDVIGSADVVVTTTGNKDIITTELMAKMKHQAILCNVGHFDNEIDMAGLGRIPGINKVNIKPQVDEWIFPDGHTILVLSEGRLMNLGNATGHPSFVMSNSFANQTIAQIELFTKHDEYNKDVYRLPKHLDEKVAKVHVLALGGELTTLSKDQAEYIGVDVEGPYKPEHYRY
- the metK gene encoding methionine adenosyltransferase — its product is MTSSDDHDFLFTSESVTEGHPDKMADAISDAVLDAILAEDPEARVACETLITTGMVVLAGEITTTATVDYTGIVRDTVNRIGYDRGDFGFDGHNCAVLVALDKQSPDIAQGVDEAHEHRGRTSDDELDQAGAGDQGMMFGYACDETPELMPTPIALAHRLSRRLSEVRKDGTLPYLRPDGKTQVSVRYRGGRPVAVERVLVSTQHAEDVTTEQIRSDIWEHVVVPVLPAELYDAATLRAELLVNPTGRFVIGGPVGDAGLTGRKIIVDTYGGFARHGGGAFSGKDPSKVDRSAAYAARYVAKNLVAAGLAGRAEVQVAYAIGVARPVSVLVETFGSETVDRKLIEELVAEHFDLRPAAFRDYLDLRRPIYAATSAYGHFGRTDVDLPWERTDRAESLRAAAGRATDATPALAGGVR